In Solanum stenotomum isolate F172 chromosome 6, ASM1918654v1, whole genome shotgun sequence, one DNA window encodes the following:
- the LOC125869098 gene encoding transmembrane 9 superfamily member 4-like: protein MYTTEMEKKMTSYVVVLIVLCCCATPARSDGSDHKYKAGDQVPMYANKVGPFHNPSETYRFFDLPFCAPAHVTEKKEALGEVLNGDRLVSAPYKLDFMYDKDSEIACKKKLSKEEVSQFRSAVAKDYYFQMYYDDLPIWGFLGKVDKEGKTDPSEYKYYLFKYIHFEIFYNNDRVVEINARTYPNPLVDITEDKEVDVDFMYSVKWKESTTPFEKRMEKYSQSSSLPHHLKIHWFSIINSCVTVLLLTGFLATILMRVLKNDFVKYAHDEEAADDQEETGWKYIHGDVFRYPKYKSLLAAALGSGTQLFTMTIFIFILALVGVFYPYNRGALFTALVVIYALTSGIAGYTASAFYCQLEGTNWVRNLILTGALFCGPLFLTFCFLNSVAIGYTATAALPFGTIVVIFLIWALVTSPLLVLGGIAGKNRKSEFQAPCRTTKYPREIPPSPWYRGTLPQMAMAGFLPFSAIYIELYNIFASVWGVRIYTIYSILFIVFIILLIVTAFITVALTYFQLAAEDHEWWWRAFLCGGSTGLFIYGYCLYYYYARSDMTGFMQTSFFFGYMACICYGFFLMLGSVGFRAALFFVRHIYRSIKCE, encoded by the exons atGTATACAACGGAAATGGAGAAGAAGATGACGAGTTACGTCGTCGTTTTGATCGTTTTGTGTTGTTGTGCTACTCCGGCGAGATCGGACGGTTCCGATCACAAGTACAAGGCCGGAGATCAGGTTCCTATGTATGCTAACAAGGTTGGTCCTTTCCATAATCCAAG TGAAACGTACCGTTTCTTTGATCTTCCCTTCTGTGCACCAG CTCACGTGACAGAGAAAAAAGAAGCTCTTGGTGAAGTCTTGAATGGTGATCGATTGGTCAGTGCTCCTTACAAGCTCGACTTTATGTACGACAAGGACTCAGAAATAGCGTGCAAAAAGAAGTTATCCAAGGAAGAAGTTTCTCAATTCCGTAGTGCCGTTGCAAAGGACTATTACTTCCAAATGTACTATGATGACTTGCCCATTTGGGGTTTCTTAGGGAAAGTCGATAAGGAGGGAAAAACAGATCCCAGCGAGTACAAATATTACCTGTTTAAATATATCCATTTCGAGATCTTTTACAACAATGATCGTGTGGTTGAGATCAATGCACGAACTTATCCTAATCCCTTGGTCGATATCACAGAGGACAAGGAAGTAGATGTTGACTTTATGTACTCTGTGAAATGGAAGGAGTCAACTACTCCTTTTGAGAAGAGGATGGAAAAATACTCGCAGTCATCATCATTGCCACATCACTTGAAAATCCATTGGTTCTCAATTATCAACTCCTGTGTGACAGTTCTTCTCTTAACTGGTTTTCTTGCAACAATTCTTATGCGCGTTCTTAAGAATGACTTTGTCAA GTATGCACATGATGAGGAGGCAGCTGATGACCAAGAGGAAACTGGGTGGAAATACATTCATGGTGATGTTTTTAGGTATCCGAAGTACAAATCGTTGTTGGCTGCAGCACTTGGTTCTGGTACCCAACTCTTTACAAT GACCatctttattttcattcttgCACTTGTTGGTGTTTTCTATCCTTACAACCGCGGAGCTTTATTCACTGCACTGGTTGTCATATATGCTCTCACGTCTGGGATTGCTGGCTATACTGCATCCGCTTTCTACTGCCAACTAGAAGGAACAAACTGG GTCAGGAACTTGATATTGACTGGGGCCTTGTTTTGTGGACCCCTGTTTCTCACATTCTGCTTTCTTAATTCCGTTGCTATCGGCTACACTGCCACTGCTGCGCTACCTTTTGGAACCATTGTGGTCATTTTTCTAATATGGGCTCTTGTAACATCACCTTTGCTCGTCTTGGGAGGGATAGCTGGAAAGAACAGAAAATCTGAATTCCAAGCTCCTTGTCGTACCACCAAGTATCCAAGAGAGATCCCACCATCACCTTGGTACCGTGGAACTCTGCCTCAGATGGCAATGGCTGGGTTTTTGCCTTTTAGTGCCATATATATTGAACTTTACAACATATTTGCAAGTGTTTGGGGTGTCAGAATTTACACAATTTACAGTATCTTGTTTATAGTCTTCATTATCCTTCTAATTGTCACCGCTTTTATAACCGTGGCATTGACATACTTCCAACTTGCTGCTGAAGATCACGAATGGTGGTGGAG GGCTTTCCTTTGTGGTGGATCAACTGGGCTGTTCATCTACGGATACTGCTTGTATTACTATTATGCACGTTCCGATATGACAGGGTTCATGCAAACCTCATTCTTCTTCGGGTACATGGCTTGCATCTGCTATGGTTTCTTTCTCATGCTCGGGTCTGTTGGTTTCCGTGCAGCCCTATTTTTTGTCCGTCACATATACCGATCAATCAAATGCGAGTAG
- the LOC125867523 gene encoding zinc finger protein SHOOT GRAVITROPISM 5-like, translating to MLTSNSFLFGAPSNYSDPFSSPENGFIIKRKRRPAGTPDPDAQVVYLTAEMLMESDRYVCEICNLSFQREQNLQMHRRRHKVPWKLKKKEEEKNEMDQVIKKRVYVCPEPSCVHHDPCHALGDLVGIKKHFRRKHSNYKQWICQKCNKGYAVQSDYKAHIKTCGTRGHSCDCGRVFSRVETFIEHQDSCKPQSTTSKECHDVQIPKPFFLPTTTTTTTHISHDQYSRILPNLDLELFTSPNYYNQNTHNYSHLSSFVGQSDHVHHHNNNYIVQNNDEVKEIIEEATTQVSRLKSEANEILKIAMEEKAMAIEKRQEAKCLIELANHEMAKAMEIRQSVCASSSSSSSHVMKIIKCSSCNNKQFQSVSSSKDATLMTNNYYLSSSIYRR from the exons aTGCTAACTAGCAACTCTTTCTTGTTTGGTGCTCCTTCTAATTATTCTGATCCATTTTCTTCTCCAGAAAATGGTTttattatcaaaagaaaaagaagacctGCTGGTACTccag ATCCCGATGCACAAGTTGTGTATCTAACAGCTGAGATGTTAATGGAATCTGATCGTTACGTTTGTGAAATCTGCAATCTTAGCTTTCAAAGAGAGCAAAATCTTCAAATGCATCGTCGTCGCCATAAGGTTCCAtggaagttgaagaagaag gaagaagagaaaaatgagATGGATCAAGTGATTAAGAAGAGAGTATATGTGTGTCCAGAGCCAAGTTGTGTTCACCATGATCCTTGTCATGCACTAGGTGATCTTGTTGGAATCAAAAAACATTTTAGAAGAAAACATAGTAATTACAAACAATGGATTTGTCAAAAATGCAACAAAGGTTATGCTGTTCAATCAGATTATAAAGCTCACATCAAAACTTGTGGTACTAGAGGCCATTCTTGTGATTGTGGAAGAGTTTTCTCTAG AGTTGAAACATTTATTGAGCATCAAGATTCATGCAAACCACAAAGTACAACTTCTAAAGAATGCCATGATGTGCAAATACCAAAACCATTTTTCTTGCCTACTACAACAACTACTACTACTCATATCTCACATGATCAATATTCAAGAATATTGCCtaatcttgatcttgaacttttcACTTCTCCAAATTATTATAACCAAAACACACACAATTATTCTCATTTGTCATCATTTGTTGGTCAAAGTGATCATGTTCATCATCACAATAATAATTACATAGTCCAAAACAATGATGAAGTCAAAGAAATCATTGAAGAGGCAACAACACAAGTATCAAGATTGAAAAGTGAAGCAAATGAAATCCTCAAAATAGCAATGGAAGAAAAGGCAATGGCTATAGAGAAGAGACAAGAAGCAAAGTGTTTGATTGAATTAGCCAATCATGAAATGGCAAAGGCAATGGAAATTAGACAAAGTGTTTgtgcttcttcttcatcatcatcatcacatGTCATGAAGATAATAAAATGTAGTTCTTGTAATAATAAACAATTTCAAAGTGTGTCATCATCAAAAGATGCTACTTTGATgactaataattattatttgtcaTCTTCCATTTATAGAAGATGA
- the LOC125869177 gene encoding glutamate decarboxylase-like, producing MVISKAASESDLSVHSTFASRYVRVSLPRFKMPENSIPKDAAYQIINDELMLDGNPRLNLASFVTTWMEPECDKLIMDSINKNYVDMDEYPVTTELQNRCVNMIAHLFNAPLGEGEAAIGVGTVGSSEAIMLAGLAFKRKWQNKMKAQGKPHDKPNIVTGANVQVCWEKFARYFEVELKEVKLEDGYYVMDPEKAVEMVDENTICVAAILGSTLNGEFEDVKRLNDLLVEKNKETGWDTPIHVDAASGGFIAPFIYPEIEWDFRLPLVKSINVSGHKYGLVYAGIGWVIWRNKEDLPEELIFHINYLGADQPTFTLNFSKGSSQVIAQYYQLIRLGYEGYKNIMENCQENTRVLREGLEKTERFNIVSKEIGVPLVAFSLKDSSRHNEFEISEHLRRFGWIVPAYTMPANAEHVTVLRVVIREDFSRTLAERLVADIEKVLHELDTLPARVTAKLATTAEGEGSSGHKKSPMEVQLEITNVWKKFVAEKKKTKNVIC from the exons ATGGTCATATCCAAGGCCGCCTCGGAGTCCGATCTCTCCGTCCACTCCACCTTTGCTTCACGCTATGTCCGCGTTTCTCTTCCCCG gTTTAAGATGCCGGAGAATTCGATACCAAAGGACGCAGCATAtcaaataataaatgatgaattaaTGTTGGATGGAAATCCAAGGCTAAATTTAGCTTCATTTGTCACAACATGGATGGAACCAGAATGTGATAAGCTAATCATGGATTCAATTAACAAGAACTATGTTGACATGGATGAATACCCTGTCACCACTGAGCTTCAG AATCGATGTGTAAACATGATAGCCCATTTATTTAATGCACCATTGGGAGAGGGAGAGGCTGCTATTGGAGTTGGAACTGTTGGATCCTCAGAAGCCATTATGCTTGCTGGATTAGCCTTTAAAAGAAAATGGCAAAACAAAATGAAGGCCCAAGGAAAGCCCCATGACAAGCCCAATATTGTTACTGGGGCCAATGTCCAG gTATGCTGGGAGAAATTTGCAAGGTACTTCGAAGTAGAATTAAAAGAAGTGAAATTAGAGGATGGATACTATGTGATGGACCCTGAGAAAGCTGTGGAAATGGTTGATGAAAACACAATTTGTGTTGCTGCTATTTTGGGTTCCACACTTAATGGAGAATTTGAAGATGTCAAACGTTTGAATGATCTCTTGGTTGAGAAGAACAAAGAAACTGG GTGGGATACTCCAATTCATGTGGATGCAGCAAGTGGTGGATTTATTGCCCCATTTATCTATCCAGAAATTGAATGGGATTTTAGATTACCATTAGTGAAAAGTATTAATGTAAGTGGTCACAAATATGGTCTTGTTTATGCTGGTATTGGTTGGGTTATTTGGAGGAACAAAGAAGATTTGCCTGAAGAACTTATTTTTCACATCAATTATCTTGGTGCTGATCAACCTACTTTCACCCTTAACTTCTCTAAAG GTTCTAGTCAAGTAATTGCACAATATTATCAACTTATTCGCTTAGGTTATGAG GGGTACAAGAATATTATGGAGAATTGTCAAGAAAATACAAGGGTACTAAGAGAAGGACTTGAAAAGACAGAAAGATTCAACATAGTTTCCAAAGAAATTGGAGTCCCATTAGTAGCATTCTCTCTCAAAGACAGTAGTAGACACAACGAATTCGAGATTTCTGAACACCTCAGGAGGTTTGGGTGGATCGTGCCAGCTTACACAATGCCAGCCAATGCTGAGCACGTGACTGTGCTCAGGGTAGTGATCCGGGAAGATTTTTCCCGGACACTAGCTGAGAGGCTCGTGGCAGATATTGAAAAAGTCCTCCACGAGCTCGACACCCTCCCTGCTAGAGTCACGGCTAAATTGGCCACGACCGCGGAGGGTGAAGGCTCATCAGGGCATAAGAAATCCCCAATGGAAGTGCAATTGGAAATCACCAATGTATGGAAGAAGTTTGTTGCTGAAAAAAAGAAGACCAAAAATGTAATATGTTAA
- the LOC125868380 gene encoding putative late blight resistance protein homolog R1A-3 — protein MERGKENEGQTNGEDNKSLQVSSAVLRDDIVNLQDFIERLKNEQDQIVDQTEKLTFLLACLQLCYYISDGPNAEMSCISYEVHDLVLSLFHQSSGDDMMVKLTDHVIPRLLENITSSKISHHHHSAAMTEDQLVELLDVLLLNLHYLHKVRAESIFPSMTQYELLQNVFGNLRDFHRLKVNGCVHEYKTIEYVLPQFNLMAERVGHFCFVLLSYQLDKTDEKDDNELEVSQVNSMLVHLLLKIIPVSLEVMHICCTNLKASKSEEVGRFIKQLLEASPDILIEYLIHLQEHVINATTPRTSARNIHVMIEFLLIILYDVPKDSIHHDKLFILLARVGALTKEVFVLFRNLEKNMNEASGANLNLLENIELLKVDLKNDFLKARADSSQLRFPMSDGPLFMTLLLTNLNDLVNSNSSSVALIKEETKQVKEDLETIRSLFGFVEQELHRDLWTRVLDVAYEAQHAINSILARDHGLLQLIFILPDTVEKIKLLKKEVQEKIPKSRGIIVANAPNKPVERKSSSTVGKIIVGFEEETEWIIRKLTSGPAEIDVIAIVGMPGLGKTTLAYRVYNDKSIVDHFDVCAWCTVDQERNEKKLLQKIFNQVIGLKEKFSEDDIDDDVADKLRKKLCGQRYLIVLDDMWDTATLDELTRPFPEFQKESRVILTSRKKEVALHGKCHSDPLYLRLLRSEESWELLEKRVFGEERCPDELKDVGEKIARKCDGLPLVLDLIGGVISKKEKKEALWLEVLNNLSSFIFKDEEEVVKVIQLSYDHLSDHVKPCLVYLASYPKDEDIWISELKDFWMGEGLVEQIEMKSAEEVVDELISSSLVIPFNNSICKIHDLVHDFCSIKSRKEKFFDFIGGSNAPSSSGMMARGITICYDQRLFHLDENFVVFNPEKKNPYVKHLLSLKVYNGINDRLSYKSHLKHLRLLKSLDLDGITLTDSLLNEIGMLVHLKYLLIRTKANALPPSFSNLCNLETLSVYNIEGSCMVLSPWFWSLAKLRDVQMKWCALFDPAVLDEDSRLENLRTLSALYLPCLEDTEHIILKRFPKLQNLEVCIAQPEDCTAEKIYFPRLDVLNELEQLHVYSYCDSFRENTYGFPLSLKTLKLKGLALTSDALSRIASLPNLQELSLEEAIIEEGKEWNMEDVTFQNLKSLKLYLLLFSEWQVDAENSFPVLEKLHIRTCDELMEIPDSFGDIASLELIKVWDCPQLKESIFNIKEYVEEMTGEDKLEVYFYD, from the coding sequence CAGGTATCATCTGCTGTACTTCGCGATGACATTGTCAATCTTCAGGATTTCATAGAGAGGTTAAAGAATGAACAAGATCAAATTGTTGATCAAACTGAAAAGCTGACATTTTTGTTGGCATGTTTACAGCTATGTTATTACATTTCGGATGGTCCTAATGCTGAAATGTCTTGCATATCATATGAGGTTCATGATCTGGTTCTGTCACTTTTTCATCAGAGTAGTGGAGATGACATGATGGTTAAATTAACGGATCATGTCATTCCTCGCCTTCTTGAAAATATCACAAGTTCTAAAATCTCACATCATCATCATTCTGCCGCCATGACTGAGGATCAGTTGGTTGAACTTTTGGACGTGCTCCTCCTGAATCTCCATTATCTACACAAGGTTCGTGCTGAATCTATTTTCCCATCAATGACTCAATATGAGCTTCTTCAGAATGTATTTGGCAATTTAAGAGATTTCCATAGGTTGAAAGTAAATGGTTGCGTTCATGAGTATAAGACAATCGAATATGTCTTACCGCAGTTTAACCTTATGGCAGAGAGAGTAGGACACTTCTGTTTTGTCCTTTTGTCTTATCAACTTGACAAAACAGATGAAAAAGATGACAATGAACTTGAAGTCTCTCAAGTCAATTCCATGCTAGTCCATCTACTTTTGAAGATAATTCCGGTTTCACTGGAGGTTATGCACATATGTTGTACAAATTTGAAAGCTTCAAAGTCGGAAGAAGTTGGACGTTTCATTAAGCAGCTCCTAGAAGCCTCTCCAGACATTCTTATAGAATATCTGATTCATCTACAAGAGCATGTGATTAATGCTACTACTCCTAGAACCTCAGCTCGAAACATTCATGTCATGATAGAGTTCCTATTGATTATTCTGTATGATGTGCCCAAAGACAGTATTCATCATGACAAATTATTTATTCTCTTGGCACGTGTTGGAGCACTTACCAAGGAGGTATTCGTTCTTTTTCGTAACTTAGAAAAGAATATGAATGAAGCAAGTGGTGCAAATCTAAACTTGCTGGAAAATATTGAACTCCTGAAGGTGGATCTGAAGAATGATTTCTTAAAAGCCCGTGCAGACTCGTCACAGCTCCGCTTCCCCATGAGTGATGGACCGCTCTTCATGACTCTTCTACTcacaaacttaaatgacttggTCAATTCCAATTCTTCTTCAGTTGCTTTGATAAAAGAAGAAACTAAGCAGGTGAAAGAAGACCTGGAAACTATAAGATCGTTGTTTGGGTTTGTTGAGCAAGAGTTGCATAGAGATCTTTGGACTCGTGTTCTAGATGTGGCATATGAGGCGCAACATGCCATTAACTCAATTCTTGCCCGAGATCATGGTCTATTGCAGCTTATCTTCATACTTCCTGATACTGTAGAAAAGATCAAGCTTCTCAAAAAAGAGGTACAAGAGAAGATCCCCAAGAGCAGAGGTATAATTGTTGCAAACGCTCCCAACAAGCCGGTTGAAAGAAAGTCATCGAGTACAGTTGGTAAAATAATCGTAGGTTTTGAGGAGGAGACAGAGTGGATAATTAGGAAGCTCACCAGCGGACCAGCTGAGATAGATGTCATTGCCATAGTCGGCATGCCAGGGCTTGGAAAAACTACTTTGGCTTACAGAGTGTATAATGATAAGTCCATTGTTGATCATTTCGATGTTTGTGCTTGGTGCACAGTCGACCAGGAACGTAATGAGAAAAAGTTGTTGcagaaaattttcaatcaagttattggtttgaaagaaaaattcagTGAGGATGACATAGATGATGACGTGGCTGATAAGCTGCGGAAAAAACTATGTGGACAGCGGTACCTTATTGTCTTGGATGACATGTGGGATACTGCAACATTGGATGAGCTAACAAGACCTTTTCCTGAATTTCAGAAAGAAAGCAGAGTGATTTTAACAAGTCGGAAAAAGGAAGTGGCTTTGCATGGAAAATGCCACAGTGATCCTCTTTATCTTCGATTGCTAAGATCAGAAGAAAGTTGGGAGTTATTAGAGAAAAGGGTATTCGGAGAAGAACGTTGCCCTGATGAACTAAAGGATGTTGGAGAAAAGATAGCTCGAAAGTGTGATGGGCTTCCTTTAGTACTTGATCTAATCGGTGGAGTCATttcaaagaaggaaaagaaagaggCTTTGTGGCTTGAAGTTCTGAATAATTTGAGTTCCTTTATTTTTAAGGATGAAGAGGAAGTGGTGAAGGTTATACAattaagttatgaccatttgtcAGATCATGTAAAGCCGTGTTTAGTTTACCTTGCAAGTTATCCAAAGGACGAAGATATATGGATCTCTGAGTTGAAAGATTTTTGGATGGGTGAAGGACTTGTGGAGCAGATTGAGATGAAAAGTGCAGAAGAAGTAGTGGATGAGTTAATTTCTAGTAGCTTGGTAATACCTTTCAATAATTCTATTTGCAAAATTCATGATCTTGTGCATGACTTTTGTTCAATAAAATCTAGAAAGGAAAAGTTTTTTGACTTCATAGGAGGTTCAAACGCTCCGTCTTCTTCTGGTATGATGGCACGAGGAATTACCATTTGTTATGATCAACGCCTCTTTCATTTGGATGAAAATTTTGTGGTGTTTAATCCAGAAAAGAAGAATCCTTATGTTAAACACCTCCTCTCTCTGAAGGTCTACAATGGGATTAATGATCGTCTTTCCTACAAGAGTCACCTAAAACACTTGAGGCTTCTCAAAAGTTTGGATTTGGACGGCATAACATTGACAGATTCTTTGCTGAATGAAATCGGTATGCTCGTTCATTTGAAGTACTTACTCATTCGGACAAAGGCTAACGCTCTCCCTCCGTCATTTTCAAACCTCTGCAATCTAGAAACTCTATCGGTGTATAACATAGAGGGATCATGCATGGTACTATCGCCTTGGTTTTGGAGTCTAGCAAAGCTACGAGATGTGCAGATGAAGTGGTGTGCTCTCTTTGATCCAGCTGTGTTAGACGAGGACTCAAGGTTAGAAAATTTGAGAACATTATCTGCGCTCTACCTTCCCTGTTTAGAAGACACGGAGCATATTATTCTCAAAAGGTTTCCTAAGCTTCAAAACCTTGAAGTCTGTATCGCACAACCAGAAGATTGTACAGCAGAGAAGATTTATTTTCCAAGATTGGATGTCCTTAACGAACTTGAACAACTTCATGTATATTCTTATTGTGATTCATTCAGAGAAAATACATATGGCTTCCCTTTGAGCTTGAAGACTCTGAAGTTGAAAGGGCTCGCTCTGACATCCGATGCACTATCAAGAATTGCTAGCCTACCCAACCTTCAAGAACTAAGTCTAGAAGAGGCAATCATCGAGGAGGGGAAAGAATGGAACATGGAAGATGTCACCTTCCAGAATCTCAAATCGCTAAAATTgtatttgttgttattttctGAATGGCAGGTTGATGCAGAGAATTCCTTTCCCGTGCTCGAGAAACTACATATAAGAACATGTGATGAGCTTATGGAGATCCCAGACAGTTTTGGAGATATTGCGTCATTAGAGCTTATCAAAGTATGGGACTGCCCTCAGCTTAAAGAGTCGATCTTCAATATTAAggaatatgttgaagaaatgacCGGAGAAGACAAGCTTGAGGTATACTTCTATGATTGA